The following proteins are encoded in a genomic region of Spirochaetota bacterium:
- the amrS gene encoding AmmeMemoRadiSam system radical SAM enzyme, translating to MKKAARGLMGRREFLGRSGRGMCLLALGAMGLEGCSDTYCQSAGDYYIKPAKMWTRAEDGAVQCRLCPNGCRLDDGERGICRVRKNIKGSLYTLVYSRIAAAHIDPIEKKPFFHFLPGSTACSVATAGCNISCRFCQNWQISQSNPEDLDAVRITPEDLSQRARTAGSQVVAFTYNEPTVQFEYILDASAAARSSGLKSVIISNGYIMPEAGKMLARGLDAIKIDLKAFSENFYGTICGGRLKPVLDNLVAVHSTGKWIEIVVLVIPTLNDSAAEIRRMSAWVRKNLSQDVPMHFTRFRAMYRIQNLPPTPVSTLEMCRAIAKEEGIRYPYVGNVNGHKWENTYCHHCGKMIIQRSGFFHVENKVRGGACPFCKTRIPGVWA from the coding sequence ATGAAAAAAGCGGCGCGTGGGCTGATGGGGCGGCGCGAGTTCCTGGGGCGCTCCGGCCGGGGGATGTGTCTCCTTGCCTTGGGCGCCATGGGCCTCGAAGGCTGCTCTGACACCTACTGCCAGTCAGCCGGGGATTATTATATCAAGCCCGCGAAGATGTGGACCAGGGCCGAGGACGGAGCGGTGCAGTGCCGCCTCTGTCCCAACGGCTGCCGCCTCGACGACGGCGAAAGGGGAATCTGCCGCGTGAGGAAGAATATCAAGGGGAGCCTCTACACACTGGTCTATTCCCGCATAGCGGCTGCCCACATTGACCCCATAGAGAAGAAGCCCTTCTTTCATTTCCTGCCCGGATCCACGGCCTGTTCCGTGGCCACCGCCGGGTGCAACATCTCCTGCCGGTTCTGCCAGAACTGGCAGATCTCCCAGTCGAACCCGGAAGACCTGGACGCGGTGCGGATAACGCCGGAGGACCTTTCGCAACGGGCGCGCACAGCCGGGTCACAGGTGGTGGCTTTTACCTACAACGAGCCCACGGTTCAGTTCGAGTATATCCTTGACGCTTCTGCGGCGGCCCGGAGCAGCGGCCTCAAATCGGTCATCATCTCCAACGGATACATCATGCCCGAGGCGGGTAAGATGCTCGCCCGGGGCCTTGACGCAATAAAGATCGACCTCAAGGCGTTCTCGGAGAACTTCTATGGAACCATCTGCGGCGGCAGGCTCAAGCCGGTGCTGGACAACCTGGTCGCCGTTCATTCGACGGGAAAGTGGATCGAGATAGTCGTGCTTGTCATCCCCACCCTGAACGATTCGGCGGCCGAGATAAGGCGGATGTCGGCGTGGGTGCGGAAGAACCTCTCGCAGGACGTGCCCATGCACTTCACCAGGTTCCGCGCCATGTACAGGATCCAGAACCTGCCCCCCACGCCGGTGTCCACACTGGAGATGTGCCGCGCCATCGCGAAGGAAGAGGGGATCCGCTATCCCTATGTGGGAAACGTCAACGGCCATAAATGGGAGAACACCTACTGCCACCACTGCGGCAAGATGATCATCCAGAGGAGCGGCTTCTTCCACGTGGAGAACAAGGTCAGGGGAGGGGCCTGCCCTTTCTGCAAGACGAGGATACCGGGGGTTTGGGCGTGA
- a CDS encoding transglutaminase domain-containing protein: MKRPIALIVPAAIIAVALLCGAGSPLRASDKQTVPLVFHHESSEEPRVEQLLREFDFSSQVSAGLTEFQEMALLKNWVYSHIPYDLNYADSELRDSIRILRRAAKGEAFICTTISTVFLQTAVSMGWTPRQIILRKPTGDEHAGNDIWSNQYRKWVYIDPTWNIHVERRGVPLSISEIRREWLKNNGHDIVYVFGAGKNEKRYTTADLPVRRKDSKIWSLIPLDRSWLSYSNEIAVLGRNDFFSCCNPNGANAWDPMYVMIMKRSWKDRFKTFFSKSSGYSSTALFYDLNRVDIRIEGKGDGKQGPGRKAVEVRLNAFGGNAYTPNFMEYLITLNGSDWKVTGDRFTWKLEPGENVVRARVMNRFGVVGPIAEKRLSIEGKKKTESTRRKVRRGGKRRRTK; the protein is encoded by the coding sequence ATGAAAAGACCAATCGCATTAATCGTCCCGGCGGCGATCATCGCTGTAGCCCTTTTGTGCGGCGCGGGTTCACCCCTCCGCGCCTCCGATAAGCAGACCGTCCCCCTGGTGTTCCACCACGAGTCGTCGGAGGAGCCCCGGGTCGAGCAGCTCCTCAGGGAATTCGATTTCAGCTCCCAGGTCTCCGCTGGCCTGACGGAATTCCAGGAAATGGCCCTTCTGAAGAACTGGGTGTACAGCCACATCCCCTATGACCTGAACTACGCCGATTCGGAGCTGCGCGACTCCATCCGTATTCTCCGGAGGGCGGCCAAGGGCGAGGCTTTCATCTGCACCACCATATCCACGGTTTTTCTCCAGACCGCGGTCAGCATGGGCTGGACGCCCCGCCAGATCATACTCAGAAAGCCGACCGGGGACGAGCACGCGGGCAACGACATCTGGTCGAACCAGTACCGGAAGTGGGTGTATATCGATCCCACCTGGAACATTCATGTGGAGCGGCGCGGTGTGCCGCTTTCGATTTCCGAGATCAGGCGCGAGTGGCTGAAGAACAACGGCCATGACATCGTGTACGTGTTCGGGGCCGGGAAGAACGAAAAGCGCTACACCACTGCGGACCTTCCGGTCAGGCGCAAAGACAGCAAGATATGGAGCCTGATACCCCTTGACCGGAGCTGGCTCTCCTATTCCAATGAGATTGCCGTGCTGGGCAGGAACGACTTTTTCTCGTGCTGCAATCCCAATGGAGCGAACGCCTGGGACCCGATGTACGTGATGATAATGAAAAGGTCCTGGAAGGACAGGTTCAAGACCTTTTTCTCGAAAAGCTCGGGATATTCATCGACGGCTCTTTTTTACGATCTGAACAGGGTCGACATACGCATTGAAGGGAAGGGTGACGGGAAGCAGGGCCCCGGGCGGAAGGCCGTGGAAGTGAGGCTCAACGCCTTCGGCGGCAATGCCTATACGCCCAATTTCATGGAATACCTCATCACGCTGAACGGGTCCGACTGGAAGGTGACCGGGGACCGCTTCACCTGGAAGCTTGAGCCCGGCGAGAACGTGGTGCGTGCCAGGGTCATGAACAGGTTCGGCGTGGTCGGTCCCATTGCTGAAAAACGGCTTTCCATCGAGGGAAAGAAGAAAACCGAGAGTACCCGCAGAAAAGTCCGGCGCGGCGGTAAACGCCGCAGAACAAAGTAA
- a CDS encoding GNAT family N-acetyltransferase, which yields MIFEKITSTDIQFIKEFQLEGWPEIIPVFKFYINKSFCYPIKVISENRIVGIGSGISFGNTAWLAHIIVKEEFRNNGIGAEIVKYLCNFLKQNGVVSISLISTDLGFPIYKKVGFVEQTEYAFYRNDGVLENKISKNISYFSNPDIDDIILLDKRIAGEDRSVLLKEKLSDSYVYKKNNKLSGFFLPELGEGLIVADDAEAGIELMKLRYTKVNRGALPINNSDGIQYLKNNGFKEVIRAKRMIYGETFIWESSKVFNRIAGNFG from the coding sequence ATGATTTTTGAAAAGATAACATCAACTGATATTCAATTTATCAAAGAATTTCAACTTGAAGGATGGCCTGAAATAATCCCGGTATTTAAATTCTACATCAATAAATCTTTTTGTTATCCGATTAAAGTTATATCTGAAAATAGAATTGTTGGCATTGGATCTGGAATATCATTCGGCAATACGGCATGGTTGGCTCATATCATTGTTAAAGAGGAATTTCGCAATAATGGTATTGGAGCGGAAATTGTAAAATATCTATGCAATTTTCTAAAACAAAATGGCGTTGTTTCCATATCATTAATATCAACGGACCTTGGATTCCCCATATATAAAAAAGTTGGATTTGTTGAACAAACAGAATATGCTTTTTATAGAAATGACGGTGTTCTTGAAAATAAAATATCGAAAAATATCAGTTATTTTTCCAATCCGGACATTGATGATATAATTTTATTAGATAAGAGAATAGCGGGCGAAGACAGGAGTGTTTTATTAAAAGAAAAATTATCTGATTCTTATGTATACAAGAAAAACAATAAACTGTCAGGTTTTTTCTTACCTGAATTAGGTGAAGGTTTAATTGTAGCTGATGATGCGGAAGCAGGTATAGAATTAATGAAATTACGCTATACGAAAGTTAACAGGGGTGCATTGCCAATTAATAATTCAGATGGAATACAATATTTAAAGAATAATGGCTTTAAAGAAGTAATCAGGGCTAAGCGTATGATCTATGGAGAAACATTCATCTGGGAATCAAGCAAAGTGTTTAATAGAATTGCCGGCAATTTTGGCTAA
- a CDS encoding class I SAM-dependent methyltransferase: MSDEDHTIHDFDIALICEYFSSMDRQGPGSKEATIKALSFIDNLNEKSKIVDLGCGTGDQTMVLAQNTPGNITAIDLFPGFIDKLNDNAQKLNLQGRVKGVIGSMDKLDFQLNELDLIWSEGAIYNIGFEKGMKYWNKFLKKDGHVAVTEASWFTEERPKEIFDFWNDAYPEIDTIPKKIAQMQKAGYVVMASFILPEVCWTENFFKPEISAQKAFLDKYKGNKSAEEFIKYEKHHALLYDKYKDYYGYVFYIGKKI, encoded by the coding sequence ATGAGCGATGAAGATCATACTATACACGATTTTGATATTGCATTAATTTGCGAATATTTTTCCAGTATGGATCGTCAAGGCCCGGGAAGCAAGGAAGCGACAATAAAAGCATTGAGCTTTATTGATAATCTAAACGAAAAATCAAAAATTGTCGATCTCGGGTGTGGTACTGGTGATCAAACTATGGTTTTGGCTCAAAACACTCCAGGGAATATTACAGCCATTGATTTATTCCCTGGTTTTATCGACAAACTTAATGACAATGCACAAAAATTGAATCTTCAAGGCAGGGTTAAAGGCGTTATTGGTTCAATGGATAAACTTGATTTTCAATTAAATGAGTTAGACCTTATCTGGAGTGAAGGGGCAATATATAATATCGGTTTTGAAAAAGGGATGAAATATTGGAACAAATTTTTGAAAAAAGACGGCCATGTTGCTGTTACCGAAGCGTCATGGTTTACAGAAGAACGGCCAAAAGAAATATTTGATTTTTGGAATGATGCATATCCAGAAATAGACACCATTCCAAAAAAAATTGCTCAAATGCAAAAAGCAGGCTATGTTGTCATGGCATCATTCATATTGCCTGAAGTTTGCTGGACTGAAAATTTCTTTAAACCAGAAATATCAGCACAAAAAGCATTCTTAGATAAATACAAAGGCAACAAATCAGCCGAAGAATTTATAAAATATGAAAAACATCATGCATTGCTTTATGATAAATACAAAGACTATTATGGGTATGTATTTTATATTGGGAAGAAAATATAG
- a CDS encoding MATE family efflux transporter, translated as MQLIPKALGSLWKSFLRRVGNEGGYRDILVIAIPLIFTTGSWALQNFIDRMFLNWYSTEAMAASMPAGMLNFTLVSLFMGTVSYVSTFVAQYYGSEQNKMMGKVLWQALYISIISGVIFMLFYPIADDIFALVGHADEVREYETVYFRILCFGAVPLIASSAMSGFFSGIGKTWIIMIANFAATAENIIMDYLLIFGNFGFPRMGIEGAAVATALSSCISLIIYAIIMFRPSYNTLFNTVGGWRPDRLLLKRLLRFGLPNGVQFFLDMTGITLFVLIIGRLGTDSLAATNIAFNVNTIAFMPMIGLGITVSVLVGQYLGMNNPGHAEYSVYSGLHMAVAYMGTIALLYVFAPDLFICFYAAGTDPEKFKATADLAKVLLRFVALYCIFDAMNIIFASAIKGAGDTHFVMKAIIILSLCGLVVPTGAALFIFNLGIYTGWTILTAYVLLLGITFMCRFMGGRWKTMRVIEEVPVTLPPSMPEGLAGKIEV; from the coding sequence ATGCAGTTAATACCGAAAGCATTAGGCAGCCTGTGGAAGAGCTTCCTCCGCCGTGTTGGAAATGAAGGAGGATACAGGGATATCCTGGTGATCGCCATACCGCTCATTTTTACCACCGGCTCATGGGCCCTTCAGAACTTCATAGACCGGATGTTTCTCAACTGGTATTCCACAGAGGCCATGGCCGCGTCAATGCCAGCGGGGATGCTGAATTTTACCCTGGTAAGCCTGTTCATGGGGACGGTGAGCTATGTAAGCACCTTCGTGGCCCAGTATTACGGTTCGGAACAGAATAAAATGATGGGTAAGGTGCTCTGGCAGGCGCTGTATATTTCCATCATTTCAGGCGTCATATTCATGCTCTTCTATCCCATCGCGGACGATATATTCGCCCTGGTGGGGCACGCGGACGAAGTGCGAGAATATGAAACGGTGTATTTCCGGATTCTCTGCTTCGGGGCTGTGCCCCTGATCGCCTCATCGGCGATGTCCGGTTTTTTTTCCGGCATCGGCAAGACATGGATCATCATGATCGCCAATTTCGCGGCCACCGCGGAGAACATCATCATGGATTACCTGCTGATATTCGGAAATTTCGGCTTTCCCCGGATGGGAATCGAGGGCGCCGCCGTGGCCACGGCGCTATCGTCCTGCATATCTTTAATTATATACGCGATTATCATGTTTCGACCATCGTATAATACATTATTCAACACGGTTGGCGGATGGCGGCCGGACCGGCTCCTTCTTAAACGCCTTTTGCGGTTCGGCCTGCCCAACGGGGTGCAGTTTTTTCTCGATATGACGGGGATTACGCTGTTTGTTTTGATCATCGGCCGGCTCGGGACGGACAGCCTTGCGGCCACCAATATAGCCTTCAATGTGAATACTATCGCCTTCATGCCCATGATCGGTCTCGGTATCACGGTGTCGGTACTGGTGGGCCAGTACCTGGGGATGAATAATCCGGGCCACGCGGAATACAGCGTCTATTCCGGTCTGCATATGGCGGTCGCCTACATGGGGACCATTGCCCTCCTGTACGTGTTTGCCCCGGACCTTTTTATCTGTTTTTACGCCGCCGGCACCGATCCGGAAAAATTCAAGGCAACCGCGGACCTGGCAAAGGTGCTGCTTCGTTTTGTGGCTCTCTATTGCATATTTGACGCCATGAATATCATATTTGCGTCGGCCATCAAGGGCGCGGGGGATACTCATTTCGTTATGAAAGCCATAATTATTCTCTCCCTGTGCGGATTGGTCGTTCCCACCGGCGCGGCCCTGTTTATTTTTAATCTCGGTATTTACACCGGATGGACAATTCTAACGGCATATGTTTTGCTTCTCGGCATTACATTTATGTGCCGCTTCATGGGAGGGCGATGGAAGACAATGCGGGTTATAGAGGAAGTTCCCGTGACCCTGCCGCCTTCAATGCCGGAGGGACTGGCGGGCAAGATAGAGGTATGA
- a CDS encoding flavodoxin family protein has protein sequence MKLSILALSGSPVKEGNVELLLKKMADSVQGDDISTEIINLSRIDIQDCSHCNFCLNKQTPDRYCSIKDDLQEIYQKAEKADIIILSSPVYFMRTSAKMAALIDRFRVFVFGNIAGGRLKNKVGVSAAVAWARHGGLETTHLTHLYAFLTFEMIPVSVHHCISPLGASAVASPNGTGLFDKEIRHGVEQDLAGLHSAAAMMKRAVELARIIKKGSE, from the coding sequence ATGAAACTATCCATCCTCGCTCTGTCCGGCAGCCCGGTTAAAGAAGGCAACGTGGAGCTTCTTTTGAAAAAGATGGCCGATTCGGTCCAGGGCGATGATATATCAACCGAGATCATCAATCTTTCCAGGATCGACATCCAGGACTGCAGTCATTGCAATTTTTGCCTGAACAAGCAGACCCCTGACCGGTATTGCTCCATCAAGGATGACCTCCAGGAGATCTATCAGAAAGCGGAAAAGGCCGACATCATCATCCTTTCCAGCCCGGTGTACTTCATGCGCACCAGCGCGAAGATGGCGGCACTGATAGACCGGTTCCGCGTCTTTGTCTTCGGCAACATCGCAGGCGGCAGGCTCAAGAACAAGGTCGGAGTCAGCGCGGCGGTGGCCTGGGCGCGCCACGGCGGCCTGGAGACCACCCACCTCACACACCTGTACGCCTTCCTGACCTTCGAGATGATCCCGGTCAGCGTCCACCATTGCATAAGCCCCCTGGGAGCGTCGGCCGTAGCGAGCCCCAACGGGACGGGGTTGTTTGACAAGGAAATTCGGCACGGGGTGGAGCAGGACCTTGCGGGCCTGCATTCCGCTGCAGCCATGATGAAAAGGGCTGTGGAGTTGGCGCGGATAATTAAGAAAGGGTCGGAATAA
- a CDS encoding transglutaminase domain-containing protein, with protein sequence MARSRVIIIFVVLISLFIDQGLLSKPAKKKYRPRHARSRPVRIVKERPKPPDPALEWKDCGEYCLRNLFGSDMAGVRINPVTGEIRDIAIQGGYIYLLVKNFNLITDAIFIIRKDSGRIESIWGIGRQSAEGITCDGQFIWIISSSEKYFLRKLSLSGRGSGDIAIKTLPKGDIRGIACAGDNVFFTARADEESVLYLFNRQSRALKKIGSYRGGISGIACFQGNIIAGVNEFDTYSGRWLLVMGPDGGLKKKLSFVNSDISSMTSDGKRVYFLEKRFPGARVSPIVVLMDGNMVLADPRIQRVELTFPIKGNNSNLFNVDLWLPYPMNRKFQNVRAVAIEPRPLEVTLDRFGNRWARVRWERVSGSVRAVMKFDIITAAVAFTIEPKLAFEPAAIPADVRKSFLGETGVFDLSSYVIKSHSSRIETEGPGLARILAIRDYVNGAIRFSGYGDRWVKASDYLFRGRGDAYGQTVGFAAVSRFLGIPARAAGGILLDGAQRERESDYSLPWNQVYLPGSGWVDIGIGRDYDHGREQFACRPGRVFITMEGDFDTVDYATVFTEKEWTRACRWSSVDKNRPADVSPGAVQVKAQELRE encoded by the coding sequence ATGGCCCGGTCCCGAGTAATAATCATTTTTGTCGTTCTCATATCCCTGTTCATCGACCAGGGCCTCCTGTCAAAACCGGCAAAGAAGAAGTACCGGCCCCGGCATGCCCGGTCCCGGCCGGTCAGGATCGTCAAGGAGAGGCCGAAGCCCCCTGACCCGGCCCTTGAATGGAAGGATTGCGGCGAATACTGCCTCCGCAATTTGTTCGGCAGCGACATGGCCGGCGTCAGGATCAATCCCGTGACGGGGGAGATCCGCGACATCGCGATCCAGGGCGGGTATATCTACCTGCTGGTCAAGAATTTCAACCTCATCACGGACGCCATCTTCATCATCAGGAAGGACTCCGGCAGGATCGAGTCGATCTGGGGCATCGGCCGCCAGAGCGCCGAGGGGATCACCTGCGACGGACAGTTTATCTGGATCATCAGCAGCTCCGAAAAATACTTTTTAAGAAAGCTGTCCCTTTCCGGCAGGGGCTCCGGCGATATAGCCATAAAGACGCTTCCGAAAGGGGATATCCGGGGCATCGCCTGCGCGGGGGACAACGTCTTTTTCACCGCCCGCGCCGACGAGGAGTCGGTCCTCTACCTGTTCAACCGGCAGAGCAGGGCCCTGAAGAAGATCGGGTCCTACCGCGGCGGGATCAGCGGCATCGCCTGCTTCCAGGGCAATATCATCGCCGGCGTCAACGAGTTCGACACCTATTCCGGCCGGTGGCTCCTGGTCATGGGCCCCGACGGAGGCCTGAAGAAAAAGCTCTCCTTCGTCAATAGCGACATCTCCTCCATGACCAGCGACGGCAAGCGGGTCTATTTCCTGGAAAAGCGCTTTCCCGGCGCCAGGGTCTCGCCGATCGTGGTCCTGATGGACGGCAACATGGTCCTCGCCGATCCCCGCATCCAGAGGGTCGAATTGACATTCCCGATAAAAGGCAATAATTCCAACCTCTTCAATGTCGACCTGTGGCTTCCCTATCCAATGAACCGGAAATTCCAGAACGTCAGGGCTGTGGCGATAGAGCCCCGTCCCCTGGAGGTCACCCTGGACCGCTTCGGGAACCGCTGGGCCCGGGTGAGATGGGAGCGCGTTTCCGGCAGCGTCAGGGCGGTAATGAAGTTCGACATCATCACCGCCGCGGTCGCCTTTACCATAGAGCCGAAGCTGGCCTTTGAACCGGCCGCTATCCCGGCCGACGTGCGCAAGTCCTTTCTCGGCGAGACGGGCGTCTTCGATCTTTCGAGCTACGTGATAAAGTCGCACTCTTCCCGCATCGAGACCGAAGGGCCGGGCCTCGCCCGGATCCTGGCGATACGAGATTACGTGAACGGGGCCATACGCTTCAGCGGATACGGCGACCGGTGGGTGAAGGCGAGCGATTACCTGTTCCGGGGCAGGGGAGACGCCTACGGCCAGACCGTGGGATTCGCGGCGGTGTCGCGCTTCCTGGGCATTCCGGCCAGGGCCGCCGGAGGGATCCTCCTCGACGGGGCGCAGAGGGAGCGGGAGTCCGACTATTCACTGCCGTGGAACCAGGTCTATCTGCCGGGAAGCGGGTGGGTCGATATCGGTATCGGCAGGGACTACGACCACGGCCGCGAGCAGTTCGCCTGCCGTCCAGGCAGGGTCTTTATAACGATGGAAGGGGATTTCGACACCGTCGATTACGCCACGGTGTTCACCGAAAAAGAATGGACCAGGGCCTGCCGGTGGTCCAGCGTGGACAAGAACAGGCCGGCCGATGTGTCGCCGGGGGCGGTACAGGTCAAAGCGCAGGAACTCAGGGAATGA
- the amrB gene encoding AmmeMemoRadiSam system protein B — protein MNKRRPVLFIMMFLLSCGLVDSEAKVKTSNLAGSWYPSDAGQLKEQIDTLLAGAQPRRIDREPLALIMPHAGYVYSGKTAAQGYRIIGAAGKPAIASRLIVILGPSHYSAFRGCSLLEAEYYETPLGKVKLNREAAEILAGDGLFRKNTTAFEREHSIEIHLPYLQRIFGNRLRKDVQVLPVLVGDLDDADAKKAAARLAEATARSDPFFIISTDFTHYGPNFGYEPFKNAGGQSTSARIKGLDDGAIDLIIKKDIAGFTGYCEKTGATICGRNPIRIALALPIGGFRAEKIAYDTSGRVTGDYANSVSYASILLSGRLEASRFGDREEALLSDKDRQFLLRAARDNIASWLKKRRGIQIFPTDAPPALLEKRGVFVTLKKHGRLRGCIGYLTGIKPLILAVLDNSYNAAFEDPRFGPVTEDELPAITIEISVLTEPVRVKSVDEIKVGRDGLIIERGFYRGLLLPQVPVEQGWDRRAFLDGTCQKAGLPSNAWKDKETKISRFQAVVFGEEKQ, from the coding sequence ATGAACAAGCGCAGGCCTGTACTATTCATCATGATGTTCCTTTTGTCGTGCGGCTTGGTTGATTCGGAAGCAAAGGTGAAAACATCGAACCTGGCCGGGTCATGGTATCCGTCCGACGCGGGGCAGCTGAAGGAGCAGATCGATACCCTCCTGGCGGGGGCGCAGCCCCGCAGAATTGACAGGGAGCCCCTTGCGCTTATCATGCCCCACGCCGGGTATGTGTATTCTGGCAAGACAGCTGCACAGGGTTATCGCATAATCGGCGCCGCGGGGAAGCCTGCCATTGCGTCAAGGCTCATAGTCATCCTGGGTCCGTCCCACTACAGCGCCTTCAGGGGCTGCTCCTTGCTGGAAGCGGAGTATTATGAAACGCCCCTGGGCAAGGTAAAATTGAACCGCGAGGCGGCCGAAATCCTTGCCGGAGACGGCCTGTTCAGGAAAAACACCACCGCCTTCGAGCGGGAACATTCCATAGAGATCCATCTTCCCTATCTGCAAAGGATATTCGGCAACAGGCTGAGAAAGGACGTCCAGGTCCTTCCCGTGCTGGTGGGCGACCTCGATGACGCTGACGCGAAAAAGGCCGCGGCCAGGCTTGCCGAGGCAACGGCACGCTCTGACCCCTTTTTTATCATCAGTACCGATTTCACCCATTATGGACCCAATTTCGGTTACGAGCCCTTTAAGAATGCCGGGGGTCAGAGCACCTCTGCCAGGATCAAGGGCCTGGATGACGGAGCCATAGACCTTATTATAAAGAAGGATATCGCCGGTTTTACCGGCTACTGCGAAAAGACCGGGGCCACCATCTGCGGCAGGAACCCCATTCGCATAGCCCTGGCCCTGCCCATTGGCGGCTTCAGGGCGGAGAAGATCGCCTATGACACTTCGGGACGCGTCACCGGCGATTACGCCAATTCCGTGAGCTACGCATCCATCCTTTTGTCCGGACGCCTCGAGGCGTCCCGGTTCGGCGACAGGGAGGAGGCCCTTCTTTCCGACAAGGACCGGCAATTCCTCCTCAGGGCCGCCCGGGACAACATCGCTTCGTGGCTCAAAAAGAGAAGGGGCATACAGATCTTCCCCACGGACGCCCCTCCGGCCCTGCTTGAAAAGCGAGGCGTCTTCGTCACCCTGAAGAAGCATGGCCGGCTGCGGGGATGCATCGGCTACCTGACCGGGATCAAGCCCCTTATCCTGGCGGTACTGGATAATTCCTACAACGCCGCCTTCGAGGACCCGAGATTCGGGCCGGTCACGGAGGATGAGCTCCCGGCGATAACTATCGAAATATCGGTGCTCACCGAGCCTGTGCGGGTGAAGTCAGTGGATGAGATCAAGGTGGGAAGGGACGGCCTCATCATAGAGCGGGGGTTCTACCGAGGGCTCCTTCTGCCCCAGGTGCCGGTGGAGCAGGGATGGGACCGCAGGGCCTTCCTGGATGGAACATGCCAGAAGGCGGGGCTTCCCTCCAATGCGTGGAAGGACAAGGAGACGAAGATATCTCGGTTCCAGGCCGTCGTTTTCGGCGAGGAGAAGCAATGA